A single window of Treponema denticola ATCC 35405 DNA harbors:
- a CDS encoding type II toxin-antitoxin system RelE family toxin, with amino-acid sequence MKVVLTETFKKQLKKLDATISKRVLDYLEQIELLDNPRSRGKALTSNLSGLWRYRVGDYRILCRICDDKLIITVIEIGHRSTVYR; translated from the coding sequence ATGAAAGTCGTCTTGACGGAAACATTTAAAAAGCAACTAAAAAAATTGGATGCGACAATCTCAAAGCGTGTTTTGGATTATCTTGAACAAATTGAGCTTCTTGATAATCCGCGTTCCCGCGGAAAAGCGCTTACTTCAAATCTTTCAGGGCTATGGCGGTACCGCGTCGGCGATTACCGCATTTTATGCCGCATCTGTGACGATAAGCTAATTATCACCGTCATCGAAATCGGGCACCGCTCAACGGTGTACCGATGA
- a CDS encoding Rpn family recombination-promoting nuclease/putative transposase yields the protein MQKRFDDLTITDITYQKTVDQAGYAKSIRLDVWVTGSDGSMYDVEMQTTNKQDLDKRLRYYQSVIDVSSLEKGGHYTDLPDSFIIFCFFGIHERHNKRQPLYPQGRSVYQRTKRK from the coding sequence ATGCAAAAACGCTTTGATGATTTAACGATTACCGATATAACTTATCAAAAAACAGTCGACCAAGCAGGCTATGCAAAAAGCATACGTCTTGATGTGTGGGTTACCGGCAGCGATGGTAGCATGTATGACGTTGAGATGCAAACTACAAATAAACAAGACCTTGATAAACGCTTACGCTACTATCAATCGGTTATTGATGTGAGCAGCCTTGAAAAGGGCGGGCATTATACCGACTTACCCGATTCATTCATCATCTTTTGCTTTTTTGGAATACATGAACGGCATAACAAGCGACAGCCCCTTTATCCGCAAGGTAGATCGGTATATCAAAGAACTAAAAGAAAATGA